In Marinobacter sp. M3C, the genomic stretch CACCACCTTGCACTGGCACTTCTACGTGCAAATCGAAACGATCCAGCAGCGGGCCAGAAATTTTCGAGCGATAGCGGATAATCTGGGCGGGACTGCACTGGCATTCGATGGTGGGGTGGCCGCTGTAACCACAGGGGCACGGGTTCATAGCACCCACAACCTGAAAACGGGCGGGAAATGTGACCTGCCGCGCAGCGCGGCTGATGTGAATTTCGCCGGTTTCCATAGGTTCACGCAGCACTTCCAGCACCCGCCGTTCAAATTCCGGAAGTTCATCCAAAAACAGCACGCCGCGATGGGCCAAAGAAATTTCCCCGGGCCGCGGACTGCTGCCGCCACCTACCATGGCCACCGCCGAAGCCGTGTGGTGTGGCGCCCGAAAAGGCGGCTGGCGCCAACCGCCCTCGGCCACTGCCATACCTGCTACAGAATGCACGCTCGCCACTTCCATTGCAGCAGTGTCGGCAAGCGCCGGCATAATGCCCGGCAGACGGCTAGCGAGCATGCTTTTACCGGTTCCGGGCGGCCCAAAAAACAGGAGGTTATGACCTCCAGCCGCGGCCACTTCTAACGCCCTGCGCGGCACCTGTTGGCCCCGAACATCGGCCAGGTCAGGCCCGGTTGTTGCCTGCCCACTGTCGCCACCGCTTAAGTCAGCAGGCGCCAGCGGCACAAGCCGGGCACGGCCGTGCAAGTGTTCGCACACAGCCAGCAAATGGCTGGCGGCCAGTACGTCGTGTTCGCTGGCCAGTGACGCCTCAGCGGCGTTAGCCTGGGGCACCAACAATTGGCGACCTTCTGCTCGGGCCGCCAGAACCGCCGGCAATACGCCTTTTAAGGGGCGCAGCGCGCCATCTAGCGACAGCTCACCGACAAATTCGTAGGTACTCAGAGCCGCGGCCGGAATTTGGCCAGAAGCCGCCAAAATGCCAAGGGCAATAGGCAGGTCAAAACGGCCGCCCTCTTTGGGCAGATCCGCAGGGGCAAGATTGATGGTGATACGACGTGCGGGAAAATCAAAACCGGCGTTAATCAGGGCGCTGCGCACCCGTTCTTTACTCTCACGCACACCGGTTTCTGGCAGGCCTACAATCGACAGCGCTGGCAAGCCGCCGGACAGGTGTACTTCAACGCTGACCGGCGGCGCAGACACACCAACACAGGCACGGGTTTGAACAATAGCAAGCATAGTAACCTTCCATGGTTATTATTTTCCGTCAGCCTTTGGTTGACTGCTCCAGTTCAGTTACGCGGGCTTCCAGGGCTTCCACCATGGCGCGGGTTTTCAACAATACCGCTTGCTGGGCGTCAAACTCTTCGCGAGTAACCAACTCAAGACGCGACAGCACCGAAGCCACACTGGCCCGCGCCTGTGCTTCAAAGTCGTCTTTGGCAGCACGAGCCATATCCGGTACGAATTGACCAAACTGACCCTGCAGTTGGGAAAAAATGTCCTGTGGACCTTTCATGAACACCCCTTATCTGTGTAAACACGCAGAAACACGCTTTGCGGCAGCGGCTTCAAAGATCCTATCCACCGTGGAATCGCTGCTCGGCAGTGTATCACACCGCCGGCCCTGCCATACTGTGACGGCGGAAGCGAATCCACAGAGTAATAAGGATGCAAAGAGTGTAGTGGAACGCGCTATTATGATTCCATAGCGCTCAAAACGCGCCATTTTGGTGCAGGGAAAACCAGTCTGAAACCACTGATTTAATTTTATCCATTTGTTTTTAAACTATTTTTTTGCGTTGGCACATCCGATGCTAAAGCCCCGTACACAATCCGCACAATTGTCGTGCGGGGTAGCCGCATCCCGGTCCCGATCAGCAGCCTTATGGCGCTGCCGGTTGGCACAGTTTTACCAAGGAGAAATCAATGAAACTGATTACAGCAATCATCAAGCCATTCAAATTGGACGACGTGCGTGAAGCCTTGTCCGAGATTGGCGTTCAAGGTGTCACCGTTACCGAAGTTAAAGGCTTCGGACGCCAGAAGGGCCATACCGAACTGTATCGTGGCGCCGAATACGTGGTGGATTTCTTGCCCAAAGTAAAAGTAGAGGTCGCCATTGGCGATGATCTGATGGATCAGGTAATCGAGTCCATAACCAAGGCCGCCAACACCGGAAAAATTGGTGATGGCAAAATCTTTGTGACCGAGTTACAGCAGGCCATCCGGATTCGTACCGGCGAAACGGGCGAGGAAGCGGTCTGAACCCGTTCTGATGCTTTAGCTACCAACGCAAAAAACTTTTTCATTTAATAGAGCCTTGTGCGGAGGGTCTTTTATGGACAGCAATGTCTTTCAGTTACAGTACGCGATTGATACCTTTTATTTTCTGATGTGCGGTGCCTTGGTGATGTGGATGGCCGCCGGGTTTGCCATGCTCGAATCCGGTCTGGTACGCGCCAAGAACACCACCGAAATCCTGACCAAAAACATCGCCTTGTACGCCGTCGCCTGCACCATGTACATGGTGTGCGGCTACGCCATCATGTACGACGGCGCAATCTTGCTTTCGGGCATTGGCCAAACCGATACAGCTTCGGTTTTGACCGATTTCGCCGGCCGCGAAGACGGTTTCGAGGGCGCGGCCATTTACTCCACAGCCGCAGATTTTTTCTTCCAGGTGGTGTTTGTGGCAACAGCCATGTCCATTGTCTCCGGCGCAGTTGCCGAGCGAATGAAACTTTGGGCTTTCCTGGCTTTTGCGGTGGTGATGACCAGCGTGATTTATCCGCTGGAGGGTTCTTGGACCTGGGGTAGCAAAGACGTGTTCGGTCTTTATAACCTCGGTGATTTGGGCTTCAGTGACTTTGCCGGCTCTGGCATTGTGCATTTGGCAGGCGCCGCGGCGGCACTGGCAGGTGTGTTGCTTTTAGGTGCCCGCAAAGGCAAGTACGGCTCGAACGGAGAAATCCGCGCGATTCCCGGCGCCAACCTGCCCCTGGCGGCTTTGGGCACCCTCATTTTGTGGATGGGCTGGTTCGGTTTCAACGGCGGCTCTGTACTCAAACTGGGCGATATCGCCAGCGCCAACTCGGTCGCCGTGGTGTTTTTGAACACCAACGCAGCTGCCGCGGGCGGTGCCATTGCCGCCCTGATTACCGCTCGCATACTGTTTGGCAAAGCCGACCTGACCATGCTGTTGAACGGTGCTATCGCTGGCCTGGTGGTTATTACCGCCGAGCCATCCACACCCACGGCCTTACAGGCAACCCTTTGGGGCGCGCTTGGCGGTATCCTGGTAGTGTTTAGCATTATCGGTCTGGACAAGCTGCGCATTGATGACCCGGTCGGCGCCATTTCAGCCCACGGAGTTTGTGGTCTGCTAGGTCTGCTGCTGGTACCGGTGACCAACGATGGTGCCAGTTTCAGCGGCCAGCTCATAGGCGCTGCAACCATTTTTGGCTGGGTGTTCATGGCTAGCTTGGTAACCTGGGGCATTATCAAGGCGGTCATGGGCTTACGTGTTAGTGAAGAGGAAGAGTACGAGGGCGTGGATATTGCCGAGTGCGGCATGGAAGCCTACCCGGAGTTTGTTAGCAGCAAGTAGCAAAGCTGTGAACAGCAGTGACAAGGGGCGCCCATTTGGGCGCCCCTTCGCATTTTGAGGCATCCATTTTAGAAACCTGACACGTTTCCCGGGTTTAAGCTGATCGAAACTGCCACTTGAGCTAACATATGGCACAGATTCGGCCATCTAAGGATAGATGAAAGCAGCCATGAAGGACGCCACAGCCTTGAGCCATGAGGCTCAAACAACCACGTCGTTTTACCCTCACGCAGACCCCATTAATGCAGGTGCCTGTTGGTATCTCGTTGACCAGGCCAAGCACCCAGATGTTTTGCGCTTACTGTTTGAGCACGACGCCTCACCCATCTACGACTTGCCTTATATTCATACGCAATACCGTGAACAAGCATTTGATGGCCCGTTAATTATTAAGCCCACCACAAGCCAGAGTGAAAAATGGCTGCATAAATGGCTGGCAGAGGCCAAAGCTCTGGCTCTGCAGGGCCCGTTGCTGACATTAGAAGAAATACGCGATCATCTTATAAGCCTGAACACCGTTCGTACCCCTTATGGCGACAGCCTTTTTCGCTACGCAGACACGGCAACGTTTGGCAGCCTTGGTGCCTTACTGTCACACCAACAACGCCTGCGGGTTCTCGGCCCGCTAACCGCAATACATGGCGGCTATGCAGGTGCTAACTGGTCGCTGGAAAAAGACCACCCCCCGGCACATCCGACCGAAGCGAAAGAGCAGAACCCTCTGCCTCTTGAATTGACTCAGCAGAATCTCGCATCCGTAGAAGTGTATCGCCGCAATTTATTGGCAAAAGGTCTGGCAGATAACCACGATCTAGCAGCCCGAACGGTCTCCGACTGGTTCCAGCAACTGATAACACTCGGCGCACCTAATGAGCAGGGTTTGGTAGAAGCAGCCGGGTTGCTAATAAGCCGGGGTTTTACCCGCGCGCTGAGCGAAGCGGACCTTGCAACCCTACGTAAAACGAGGCAAAGAGCCTACTGGTCCAACACGCTGGACGCACTTGCAACATTAACGCATTCACAGGAAGGAACCTGAATGACACTCACTGGCAACCTGCCCTTCTCTCCCAGCACAACGCCTCTCGGCGCCCACGGCGCGCCCGTTTGCAAGCGCGAAACCGCAAACGTACTGTTGAGCCGCTCTGACACCTTGGGGCGACCAAGGGCTTTTATTGATGCCGGCAAAATCGAGGATGAGAGCGGTAGATCATTCACCGCCACGCTGCAAAATGGCACAGAGCATACGCCAGATAATGCAGAGGCTCGCTTCACCAAACTCCTTACGGGCAACGCACAGTGGTACGGGCCTGAGGAACCGAAGGGCGAGCATTTGATCGGGTTTGATACTGTAAGCGAGCAGCTTCGCTTTGCCCCGGGCCATACCCTTAGCGAAGGCGTAGAGCTAACCGTCATCCAGGGCGAGCGCAAAGCCAGAGCGATACACCTACCGCCACCGGTATTTATTAATCTGCGTGAAGAGGCCTCCCCATCTGAAGATTTGCTGACGGACGACCAACTGGATTACTTTCGGGCAAACGGCAACAACGCGCTTATCTTTATGCACGGTTACAACGTTCCTCATGGTGAGTGGGGGCGATTCTTGAAGTACGACGGTAGCCGAGAAGCCTACCACGGTAATGCGCCGTCATTCGCGAAAGCCAATACCTGGCATCCCAATAGAGCCACGGTCTGGCAGGATACGGCAGCACTGTCGGCGAATAGCTCCGTGTCGCTGGAAGACGAAAAGCTGAATGGTGGCGGCGCTCATAATTGGGCTGTTCATATGGAGTACCAGTTGAACCGCGCCGCAGGCTTCGACGGCGAAGACTGGATGCCCTATAGCCGCATCATTAACATTTCCTGGCCGGGGGATACCGGTTCCACCGATTTCATGCAGGCGGAGCTGAACGCCATGGCATCCGGGCGGCGCCTGGCTCCGCTATTGTTGCAGTTGGCAAATGCCGGCATTGCCATCAACCTGCTCTCTCACTCTCTTGGTGCACGGGTAGCGCTCACCGCCCTGAACATTATGGGCATCATCGGAAAACGCGATCTGGTTGACCACCTGTTTCTCTGGCAACCCGCCGTTGCCGACAATGCCCTCACCAACGACAGCAGCCGAGACGTGCATCCTTTGGGGCTGGGCGTGTTTCCTGCCGCCCATAGCGCAGCTCGCAAGATTGTGGTGCTGCATTCCCGTGGCGACGGCATTCTTGGGGCGGATAATAGTGAAGATGAGGCTTGGTGGCGAAAGGCTCTGTCATTCAAGCATCCAGTAGCAACTACCGCATGGGATCTCGCAACCGCCGACGACCCCATGGACGACGTACTCGGTAACTTGCGGGGAGCCTATGATAAAAAATGGTGGACCTTCCCGAGCTTTCTGGACAACGGGTTCGGGCCCGCCATCGAAAAGCTGTACACAGACTACTTACCACTCACGTTCGAGGCGTGGATGACTGCTCACCCCCAGCGATCTTTGGCCACACCCGAAACGCTCAAACAAACCGTTCAGGAAAACTGGACCCGGTTAGAAAAAGACATCCTCACCGAAGCAAACGCTTTATGGCAACCCTGTATAGATTGCCTGCGCAACGGCGAGCGGCCGCCTGACTACACCCTGCTGGCCCCCTTAAACCACCAGGCCAGCGTAAACCCTCAAATGGCCAAAGACTACGTTTTGCGTTTGAAAAAGCTTGCTGCGAATAATTGGGTTCCGGAGCAACAGCCACGACCTGCGTTGGGGTATGTGGGGCTTGATGAGGTGACCCGGAGAGGTGCAGCAGAATTCGATGATTTTATTGATCGATCTCTGACTGACGGAAAGTTTATTCCTGTTGACCAATCAACATGGCTTTTTAGTCACTCTGGGATGCGGATTCCAAGTGAGGAAGTGTTCAATCGCTCTTATGATGCCGCGATTATGCGCCGTGTGGTGAATGAAGGAGGCGGTTTTGGTCACTACTAACATTTGTAAAATGCGCTGGGTTGGCAGCGTACTGGGTATCCTTGTTCTTATTGGGGGCCTGCTTACGTTCAACCTCTTGGGAGTCTGGGCGGGGCCGGTTATGTCAATCGGTGTATCAGAGTCTGGCCGCTATGTCGTCAGTGCCCACAGAGACAACAAGCTCATTCTCTGGGATCTGCAAGAAAAACAATGGAATACGTTGTCCGGTAAAGCCAATCTTTACAGCGCCTATTTTGTGCCGGGTCAAAACGCTTTTTTGTGGCAGGACACAGACAATATCGTTACTGCACAAACGGTTGACGGAGATGTGCTAAAACAATTTCAACACTTTCCGACTTATGGCCACGTTATCAGCAAGGATCTTGAAACCTACTTGTCAGCTGATGAGTACTGGAATGTGTTTTCTGGCTATGGCGAGACAAAGCGTCCTGTTCTCAAAGATGGAGTTGTCCCCAGCTTTATCGGCGCTGGCAAGCTCCTCAACCTCTCTCTGGACCGAAACAACACATTCTTTGTAACAGCCGGGTTCGATGACGACAGCTCAGTAATTGCAAACCATTCACCACTAAAAAGCAGCCAACGGTTTTCAAAATACGGGGGTGTCACACTTTGGAATGCGAACACAAAACAGCCGGTCGCGAAACTGCGCGGAAACTCCTCCAAGACCCACGCTACCATTAGCCCGGATGGACAGTGGGTGGTCAGCGGGGACGAAGCAGGAAACAGCATCACCTGGCACACATCCAATCCTCAACATCGACTACGAGCCGCACGATACAATTCAGGTCTATATATCGACGGTCTTTCTGGCGACCTCCCCGATTCCGACTATTTTGACAAGAGTGGACTTATCGAAGCCCCGCGCGGCGTGCATGACTTCACCATCGCCGTAGCCTTCATCCACAACAGCGAATACTACCTTCGTTTCGGCAACAACAGCCACTTCACCGCCCTGTTCAAAACCGGCAGCCCCTGGCCCGTGAAGTATCTTGATCTCGGCGAGTCACCCAAATTGGTCACCTACGGCAGTCAGTACGACCGCAACACCGCCATCGCCACCTCACCTGAATCGGGTACCCTGGTGATGGGGCATCAATCGACCGGCGGCATCAGTGTGTATCAGTTTGACCCAGAAGAGCTGACGTTGGAGCGGGCTTGGGTGGTGAAATAGCTCGAAACTGCAGCCGTCACCGCCGACCATAACCAACGATTTCTCCGGGTTCTAAGGGGTAAACCACGGCGAATGGTGATCTGGGCGCATCAACTGGGCGTAAATCAATGACTGACAAATCTGGGGCGAGTGCATAGAATGATGACAATACAAAGCTCAAATCATGCAACAGTCAAGGAGCGTCCGGTGACGACACTGGAGCAGAAGCCGGTTAAATCCGAAGGGCGTAACGACCCTTGGAGCAACCTGCTAATAAAAGTAGGAAAAAACCAAGACCGACAGGCTTACCATCAGCTGTTCGAACACTTTGGCCCGCAGATTAAGTACTACGCTATGGCAAATGGCATGGCGAATCACGCTGAGGAATTGGTGCAAGAAGTGTTTGTGTCGATCTGGAGGCGTTCATGTCTTTATGACTGGCGCAAAGCAGCGGCATCGACTTGGATTTTTACCATTGCGAGAAATCAGCGTATTGATATGCTGCGCAAAATGAAACGCATTAGCGCCGAAATTTCGGTAGAAACCGAAGATCTGTGGCAAATTCCCGGTGATAACGAAAACGAGCCCGTTACGTCGCTGCATCGTTTAATGTCGGAGCGTCGAGTACGTGAATCTCTCAGCCTGTTACCGGAAGAACAAACGACTGTTATTGCCAAAGTGTATATGGAAAGCAAGTCTCATCAGATGGTAGCTGACGAACTGCAAATACCCCTGGGAACAGTAAAAAGCCGAGTTCGTCTAGCGCTCAACAAACTGAAAGTGATTTTGCAGGATCAAAACCAATGACACGGCATCACCCCGAAAGTACAAGCCTGATGGAATTCAGCGCGGGTACATTGTCTGACCCTCACGCCTTTTGTATACGGCTGCACCTTGAAAAGTGTGCGCTTTGCCGCAGCCGGGTAGACACCCTGGAAAGCTTGGGTGCAGTGATGTTGGAACAACAACCCCGTACTGAAAGTTCCGAACCGGCTGCCTCGACCTTCGACGCAATTCTTGCGCGTATTGACAGCGATACAGCGCCTGTAAGTGCCCCTCAGAAACGCCAAGACCTTGTAAAGAAATTGCTGGGTTGCGATATCAACGATCTGCCCTGGAAGCGCCAACTGGGCGATGTCAGCATGCTTGACGTAACAGATCGTTTCCCCGGGCAGACAGAGAGGGTGGTATTGCAAAAATTGTCCTCTGGAGGCAAAGCGCTTGCCCACACCCACCGTGGAACCGAGACCACCATTGTTTTGCAGGGTGCATTCTCTGACCAAAACGGTATTTTTAATCAGTGGGATTTTGCAGTGCTTGACCAGAATGACAATCACCGCCCGGTCGCTGTTGGCCACGAAGATTGCATTACGTTGTCGGTGCTTAGTGCACCGCTGAAACTAACGGGTACCTTTACCCGGCTGCTCAATCCGTTCATGAGCTGAGCAAGTTTATGGATTAACCAAGAAAATCACTATCAGCACACTGTTTTTACCAAGGCAGTGTGCTGCCGTCCCACGATAAAAAGCTGCCATTCGCCGATTCGTCAATCTGGTCAATCACTGCCAACAGGTTGGCCGCGGTTTCTAAGGCATCGTGAACCTCCAGGTTAGCCAGCGATTGCGAAAACGGCTCACTCAATGCCGAACGAGTTGTGCCCGGATGCAACGCAATACAAGCCACCGGCGACATGCGCCTGGGCAATTCCACAGACAGCGTTTTTACCAGCATATTTAGTGCTGCTTTGGAGCTACGATAGGCATACCAGCCCCCCAAGCGGTTGTCGCCGATGCCCCCTACCTTGGCGGAAATCGCCACAATGCGCTTTGCGCGTTTGTGCCGTAGCCAAGGCAATAACGCCTGCACCAGCAACCCGAAACCACTGGCGTTTACCGCCATAGCGCGCGCCAGAGAACTGGCCTGCAAATCTTCTAGCCGCTTCTCTGGCTTCATATTCGCTCCGTGTAATATGCCCGCAGCGTAGATGATCATATCCAGCCCTTCTGCTTTTGGCACGATAGCGGCCAGTTCCGCGGCAACTTGACCCAGGGCCTCGGGTTTTTCTGCATCCCAGGCCAGTACCTGATGTGACTCGCGCAGAAACGCTGGCGCTTTTTCCGGCTGACGACAAATGCCAATAATTTCAACATCGGCTCGAGCCCCGAGTTTTTCGGCCAGTGCTGCGCCAATGGCGCCAGACACACCCGCAATCAAAATCCGCATAGTGTTCACCAAGGTCAGTTTAAAAGAATTGTGCACGGCGGTTCGTTGCCATGCAGAGCTAAGCCGTGCTTTACGTAATAAACGTTACGCCTACCGAAACTCAAAGGGTCAACATTCCGCGCCATTGCTTCATTATTTCAGCTTTTTTGTATCTGCCAGCGCTGGGTTACAATAGCAGGCACGAGCCCATTGGAGAGATTATGAACGCCGACGATTACGCCTTCCGCTTTGGCGGCATTGAGCGCCTGTATGGACGTAGTGCGCTTGAGGCCTTTCGCAAGGCCCACATTGCCATTGTCGGCCTTGGCGGTGTGGGGTCTTGGGCGGCAGAAGCTTTGGCTCGCAGCGGTATAGGCACGCTAACGCTGATTGATATGGACGATATCTGTGTATCCAACACCAACCGCCAGCTGCACGCGCTCAATGGCCAATACGGTAAAACCAAAACCGATGCCATGGCCGAGCGTTTGCGGGCCATCAATCCTGCCGCAGATGTCCGCACCCAGTTTGCGTTTATTACTATCGATAACATCCCGCAACGGATAACCGCCGACATCACCGGTGTAATCGATGCGATAGACAGTGTGAAGCCAAAAGCCGCTTTATTAGCTTACTGCCAGCGCAACAAGTTGCCGATTGTATGTGCAGGGGGCGCCGGAGGGCAGATGGACCCAACCCAGATTCGCGTGGCCGATTTAAGCAAAACGACCCAGGACCCGCTACTGGCCAAAGTGCGTAACTTGCTGCGCCGACAGTACGGTTTTTCCCGCAATCCGCAGCGGCGTTTCGGCATTGAAGCCGTATATTCGCTGGAACAGCTGACGTATCCCGCCGCCGACGGTACAACCTGCCTACAAAAACCGGTTAACGCAGGCCCGGTTCGGCTGGATTGCGCCACCGGCTTTGGCGCCGCCAGCCCGGTGACTGCTAGCTTCGGGTTTTTTGCGGCCTCGCGGCTACTTAACAAAATTGCACAACGCGCCCAACCCTAATTCACGGAACCGATTTCTATGCCCGTAAGCACTGTTTTGCTGCTCGCTTCTATCGGTGTGCTATCACTGTTTTGCCAATGGCTGGCCTGGCGCGTACGCATGCCGGCCATACTGTTTTTACTGGCCGGCGGTATTGCGTCGGGCCCGGTGCTGGGCTACTTGAACCCCGAAGATGTGTTTGGCGACCTACTCTTTCCGATGGTGTCACTGGCTGTGGCCATTATCTTGTTTGAAGGTAGCCTGACGCTGCGCTTTGCCGAAATTCGTGGCCACGGCAAAATGGTTCGCAATTTGCTCCCAATTGGCGCGATTGTTACCGGCACCATCGGCGCCTTGTCGGCGCACTATATTCTGGGCATTTCCTGGGAAATCGCTCTGCTGTTTGGAGCCATATCCATTGTCACCGGCCCCACGGTGATAGCCCCTCTGCTGCGTTCGGTAAGGCCAAGTTCAAAACTGGCCAACATTCTTCAATGGGAAGGCATTATTATTGACCCCATTGGCGCCCTGCTGGCAGTACTGGTGTTCGAAGGCATTGTGTCCTGGGGCCAGGGCAACGTGTTTGGTCACTCCCTGTATATTTTCGCCAAAACCATTGCAGTAGGTGCCTTGATTGGCGCCGCAGCGGGCTACCTGAACGGTCAGGTGTTGCGTAAACACTGGATACCCCAATACCTTCACAATGCCGGCACGCTGACCTTCATGCTGGGCGTGTATGCGCTGTCTAACGAACTGGCCCATGAATCCGGCCTGCTGACGGTAACCATCATGGGTTTGTGGATGGCCAACATGAAGCAGGTGCCGGTCGACAGTATTCTGGAGTTCAAGGAATCCCTAAGCGTACTGCTGATTTCCGCGCTGTTTATCATTCTGGCGGCGCGCATCGAATTTTCTGCCATCGCCGATTTGGGCTGGGGCCTGGCTTGGGTATTGGCCATATTGATGCTGATAGCGCGGCCTCTGAGCATTTTTCTATCGGCTATTGGTACCAGTCTGAACTGGCGCGAAAAACTGTTCTTAAGCTGGATAGCACCGCGGGGCATTGTTGCCGCGGCGGTGTCTGCACTGTTCGCCTTCCAACTGCAAAAAGTGGGCTATGAAGGCGCGGGCGCTCTGGTACCGTTGGTTTTCATGTTAATTATTGCCACCGTAACCATTCAGAGCCTGACCGCTCGGCCGCTGGCAAACCTGCTGAATGTAACGGAGCCGGCGGAGTTCGGATTTCTGATTCTGGGGGCTAACCCGGTGGCGCGAATGATTGGC encodes the following:
- the tcdA gene encoding tRNA cyclic N6-threonylcarbamoyladenosine(37) synthase TcdA, which translates into the protein MNADDYAFRFGGIERLYGRSALEAFRKAHIAIVGLGGVGSWAAEALARSGIGTLTLIDMDDICVSNTNRQLHALNGQYGKTKTDAMAERLRAINPAADVRTQFAFITIDNIPQRITADITGVIDAIDSVKPKAALLAYCQRNKLPIVCAGGAGGQMDPTQIRVADLSKTTQDPLLAKVRNLLRRQYGFSRNPQRRFGIEAVYSLEQLTYPAADGTTCLQKPVNAGPVRLDCATGFGAASPVTASFGFFAASRLLNKIAQRAQP
- a CDS encoding sodium:proton antiporter translates to MPVSTVLLLASIGVLSLFCQWLAWRVRMPAILFLLAGGIASGPVLGYLNPEDVFGDLLFPMVSLAVAIILFEGSLTLRFAEIRGHGKMVRNLLPIGAIVTGTIGALSAHYILGISWEIALLFGAISIVTGPTVIAPLLRSVRPSSKLANILQWEGIIIDPIGALLAVLVFEGIVSWGQGNVFGHSLYIFAKTIAVGALIGAAAGYLNGQVLRKHWIPQYLHNAGTLTFMLGVYALSNELAHESGLLTVTIMGLWMANMKQVPVDSILEFKESLSVLLISALFIILAARIEFSAIADLGWGLAWVLAILMLIARPLSIFLSAIGTSLNWREKLFLSWIAPRGIVAAAVSALFAFQLQKVGYEGAGALVPLVFMLIIATVTIQSLTARPLANLLNVTEPAEFGFLILGANPVARMIGLALKKHEVPVVLADTNWENVRQARMENLQVYFGNPVSEHASNQLDLTGVGNLLVISPYKHMNSLATYHFLDWFGDNSVYSLAEGDQDQKARHQTAEKIQQTRGLFNGVSYAKLASLASQGYSVKTTELSDEFSYQKFLDKHQSQALVLFRFDGKGRITPVKSMDKLKPDEDSTLISLVPARAPKERKERKDRDNAEVNGAK